TGGTCTAAATTCAAATCAATACCAAGTTCTAAACAAAATAAAAGAAGATATATCAAGAGATAAACCAGAGAACAGTAGGAAGATAAGTTGGGCATAAAAGGTATTAAAATGAAAGCAGATGAGATAATGAAGATAGCAATAGATGTGAGTGTGGTGGAGAAATTGTAATATGTGAGAAGTGCATCAGAATTCCAGAACTATGTAGTGGAATAGACTTCTTGCATAACCTAAGGAAGCAGCTCAAAATTATAAAAAGAGGCAATAATATTGAACCGTAAACCGAAACGCCTTCATCTATTTTGTACCAGACACCACTTAATCTGACAGTGACGAATTAACTGACAGAAGAATTTAAATATACTATCAGAATCCTGATTTAATGTTTTTCTAAAAAGCAATATATCAAGAAAAGTTTGCATTGGCGTTTTATCATAGCAATATTTGTCTGATTGTCTCATTGTAAGAACGCAACCAACATCAATTTGTAGATCTTCTAAAGAACTATATTTCTAAAGATGATTTGCATAGTTTTGTGAAGCATTGGTCTGTGGAGAGTTGGCTTTAGTTCTAGAATGATCGATATGCCTAAATAAAGCTGATAATTTCACGCAATATTCTGTACCTCTATCAGTCAAAATGCGCAATATCAAAGAATGGCTATCATTTAGCAAGAGGTAATTGCTGTCTTATCGACTTAGCAAACGAGCATAAGTATCGATTGCTGGTAAATTCGCCCATTATATTACCCACGTAATAAGTATCCTGAGAACCCAGATAACCTGTGTTTCAATTTTATCATCTTTGTTCTTTCACTTTTTCTAAAGCTGTAATTCTGTTAGCCATCTTGCATGATTTTTGCTTCTAGTGCTTTAAGTCTTTTCTTAAAAGTCTCAACTATCCACCTTCAGATATTATTTTTTTCTCAGCTCATTTTTTATATGCTGGAAACTCTGTTGCGATATTAATCACGGCTCTTTCTATGTCTTCCGAAACTCTGTTTGCAAACTTTCTTACTTATCTCATCTCCATTTTCGTATAACTCCTTGAAGCGATAAAATTTGAATATCCCATACGCTTGTGACACATTTCCTAGTTGTTTTGCTAAAATCCTAGTTTTAGTATTTTTTTTGCATTGTATTCATTTCTCTTATTTTTTGTTATTTTTTTGTTCTAAGTGTCAGTTCAAGTTTTATTTAATACAAGTAGTTGATAACATGTAAATTTTCGATTCTTTAAAAATCCTAAAGTCATGTCGTTTACCGTGAGCAAAATACAATTTTCTTACTTTCTTTTGCTATAACTACTTGTGTCTTTATCGTATGTTTCTTTTTCTTTCCAGAATAAAATCTCTTCTGCTTTTTTTTGGTCTCTCTATGGGAGTTTCTGTTTCGTCTACTACCAGAATCTCATATGCACATCTGACTTTAATAGCTCTTTTTTTCCAGGTAATGCAAAATCTGGGTGCTCTATTATTCCACCCACTTTACTGTTTTATATCTCCCATAGTTTTGTGCAATATGGAAATATGTACGACGCAAATATTCTAGTACCATTAACAAACATGCATTGTTTATTTGGTTTTCCTCCTCTTGTCTTTTTCTTAGCCTCTTCCTCTATTAAAATTTCTATTATTTTTTCGAATGTTTTTCTTTTTACCCCTGTCAATCTTCGAATTCATCAAGTTTACTTATTTGTTCGAATTTCATACCTTCACTAATGTTGCTTTTAATATATTCCTGCTTATTCCTAAGTTATGCAAGAAGTCTAATATCAATTGGAGTTGTAAGAAATGTGGAAAAAGAAAAAGCAGCAAATTGCCTAACATCTGATACTTTTGGTCCTAGAGTTAAATTGCGGCATTGAGTGGAAAAGCGAGAAATTGCAAACATCATGTTTGAATATAAGCGTTGGCAGTGTTTCAAATAGTGAATCGCATCAAAATGTCAAATGAACAAGTAGAGGAAGAAGTAAGCGAAATTCTGCATATTTAGTCACTACAATAAAGGTAAAATGGGATGGTGTTGGATGTTTGCCAGCAATAAGACAAAAATTAGCAGATACAAGAGGAATGAATTTTTTAAAGGTTTTCTGATTACAAGAACCTGCTGATAGATATGCAGTTTATAATTATTACAGTAATGAGAAAAGACAAATTTGTTGTTATTAAGGAATTTCGAAAGAACAGTTGGCATGATGAATTGGATGTTGTTTAAAGGATTGGGTTTTAACTATTAAAAAATGAAATTGATGTTTCAAAATTGAGCGAAAGAATTGCGAAACAGTATTGCTTGACAAAGATATCTTACATACTTGAAGCGAAAGGAGCTTCACGAGCGGTCAGGGGTATTATAAAATCCGAGCCAATGATGTGGACATTTTTAGATGATCCAGAAAATATTCCATTAACATGTTGAACGGCAGATACGACATTACGTTATCTACCGTAAGAATTTCTATTTTACACAATCAGAGCGAGGTAACAAGTTTCTTGAGCGAATAATTTCGTTGTACCTGACTTGGAGACAAAAGGGACTAAATCCTTTTTACAATCTTTTTGCTATTGTTTCTTAAACCACTCCCTTGAACGGATACCTAAAAACCCATCTACTGCAGGTTTGGGGGTTAGCTCTGGATTTTCTTTAAACTTATCCCATCCATAACCAGCCACGGCCATAATTCCATCAACTTTGAGCATCTCCCAAGATAATGCCATATCAAGCATATAGTCTTTTGCTAAGTGCGAACCACAAATATAGACAAAATCGAACTTTTGTAGCTTATTTTGTGATACCTCATATGCTAACTTTGGTAACATTTTTCTCGATTCTCCTCTAAGGGGAACAACTTTTTTATTTTTTATGTAGTCTCTTAAATTATAAGAAAATATAGCGAATAAATCTTTCTGTTCTTGTGGTGTGTAATATGATATCGGCCACTCCCACGTATCTATAACATAAGTCTTATTATTTTTTGAGTTACAGTAATTCTGAACAGTATACAGTGTTGATCTACCCTCAAGGGCACCAATCTCAAGGCATTGAGAATTCTCATTACCTTCAAAAAAAGCTTTAGAGATTGTCCGGAAACTAGAATAAGGTATAATCTAAGAAATGAAAAAGTAGGTAAGAAATGAGAAAAAAGTATCCAACAGATCTAAGTGAAAGGGGGTGGGCACAAATAGAGAAGCACTTCAGAGTATCATACAAGAAAGGAGGAAAAAATATAGTAAAAGATAGAGGGAATTTTCTATGTATTGCGTACAGGATGCCAATGGCGGGAATGATTTTCCGCTATGGTATATGAGCAGTTTAAGTAATGGAAGAAGTAGGGAATTTTTGAAAATATGAAATTACAAAATATAGTAGACGAAAAATAGGAAGAAATGAGCAACCAAGCGCTTGTATAATAGACAGTCAATCTGTGAAAACTACAGAAAAAGAAGGTTATGATGGGAGTAAAAAAGTAAAGGGTAGGAAATAATTACAGACACTCAGGGTTTTGTAATTGGTTGTTATGTTGGAGCTGCTAATGAAAATGACAGAAATGGAGTAAAGATAGCGTTAGGTAAATTGAGAAAAAAATATACTAAAGTTAAGAAAATGTGGGCTGATATGGGATATCAAGGAGGAAATATGCTTGAGTTTACTAGTTTCCGGACAATCTCTAATACCAATATAACTAATATTATATATTCTAATGAACAAGTGACTGTCTAGTTAGAGATTCTAAAAAGCCTATTTGTTATTTGATCGTGCGCTATTTATCGATAAGAATATTAATCTTGTATATAAATTAATAATATTAATTACAATCAGCTATGGTTGATGGTATGAAATGATGCTAGTAAAGCAAATTTTAAAACCCATAGTGTATTATATTAAAGTTAAGACAAAGGTAAAGGTATCAAACCACCTACCTAATTACACACCTAGGACAAGCTATAAGCCGGGTTCTGTTTTTGTGGCTATTCATCTATAATAAGTTTTACAACTTATCTTTAGCGGCCTACCCGGGTAAATATGAGGAAAAACATAAAACTTACCCTTATTTAACCTTGCTCCTGGTGTTGGTTACTTCAGCCACTACATGTTGCCATGAGTGCGGTGTGCTCTTACCACCCCTTTTCACCCTTACCTAAATATAGGCGGTATTTTCTGTAGCCCTATAACTAGAGTTACCTCCGATGGACATTATCCATCACCATTTTTCCTTGGAGCCCGGACTTTCCTCTATTACTCAATCATTGCTGATAAATAACAGCAGCCACACACTTCCCCTAGGCCATTATATTATAGAGATTTATAGAATAAAATCAACTTTATTTAAAAAATGTTTATATTGATATAATTTATATTTAAAAATATAATCTAAATTTAAATTTATTAATAAATACGCCTATACAATCTGTATTACTCTGTGGTGGTGTGGGAAGTAGGTTATGGCCCATCTCTCAACCACCTAAACAATTTTGTAAAGTATTTAGTGATAACACTATGTTGCACAATACCTTGTCTAGACTTCACAAGAGTTATAATCCCCCAATAATTACAGCAAATATTACGTATGAATCTCTAATAATTAAGGAATTAGACTCTGTTTGTCTGCAAAAACCAACAGTAATATTAGAACCTGCCCAAATTGGAACGGCTGCATCTATATTGGTTGCTATAGCAGATTGTTGTGATGACATTATTATTGTAGTGCTACCTACAGATCATTATATAGAGAATAAAGTAGATTTTCAAAAATGCTTAGAGCAAGCAATTACAATAGCAAAAAGTAATGATGCTGTAGTAATTATCGGCAAAAAACCCAATTATCCTAGTTCTGAGTTTGGTTATATCAAGGCTGTCTATAATGACATTATAAGTTGCTACAGCGTAAATGAATTTATTGAAAAACCTTTAAATATTCCTTCTGAGGAATGTTTTTGGAACTTAGGTATTTTTATATTTAAAGCAAAGTATTATTTTAGCGAAATTGCAAAACTTGCGCCCAATGTTTATAAAACATGTATAAAAAGTAGGCAAAACTCAACAACACAGAATAATCTAGTGTATTTAAAAGAAGAAGATTTTATGCAAATCCATCCTGTTTCCTTTGATTATATGATAATGCAGAAGACAAAGAAAGCTTTAATGATAGAAGCTACTTTTGACTGGGTAGATGTTGGGACTTGGAATGGTATATTGTCAATTGTAGAAAGACTAATTAAAAATCATTTTAGCAGTTCAGTGCTTTATTATATGAAAGATATAATATCAGATAATATTAAAATAAAAGAAAAAGTAGTAAAGCTATGGGGGTTTTATAGTGTAATTGCAAGCAGGGAAAAATTTTTAATAAAATATCTTTATATTAATCCTGCAAGTGCTACTTCAATGCAGCTACATAGACATAGAGATGAGTACTATGTAATACTATCTGGCACTGCATGTATTACACTAAACGCTAAGATATACACTACAAATCAAAGTGCAGTAATTGATGTTCCTAGGATGAGTATACATAGAATAGAAAATAAAAGTAATGACAATGCTCTACAAATTATAGAGATACAAATAGGCGACTATATCTCCGAAAATGATATAATAAGACTATTTGACAACTATGGTAGAGTTTAAAACTCATACTTTTAAAAATAATTGCTTTTATGGTTAAGTTATCATATAATTAACTTAATTTTTAAGAGAAATTAACATGGTTTTGTACATTGGCGGTAAATCTTATAGCAATGAAAGTGATCTATTGGGTGCTGTAAAAAATCTCCCTTCCCCACTTCTTGATGTAGTAACTGATTTTGATGATAAAATTTACACTATGCGCCAGGATGAAGATAGACCTGATTTTTTAATCAGCAACCAACAAAATGGTGATTTTAAAAATATTAAAGGAAAAAGTGATCATATTTTTTCAAGAGAAAATAGAATTAGTGATAAAGAAGCCTATCGCATAAATCAAGGTAATGTTGGTTTTATAAGTAATGGTAAAATTGGTACAAACGATGTTTATGATTGTGTTGCATTAATTATTCAAGATAAGAAAAGTAAAAAAACAGCTTTAGCTCATATAACTACATCAACAAATCAAAAGTTTTTACCAAATATCTTATCTTATATGCCAGTAGGTGAAAAGGAAGTGATTATGGTTGGTGGTCAATATATGAGTGGGAAATACAATGTAAGATATATACTGAGTGTTTTAGCAAAATATCAATATGATATATCAATTGATAAGTCTTATGTTTGTGATAGCAGGTATGTTCATGATAAATCATGGAATTTTTGTGAAGCTTGTTATATCTTAAACACAAGATGTGGTAACGTTACTGTTGACACTTCAAATTTAGAAATTAGTTGTAACTTTCCAGCACGGAGTTTACCTAAAATTGAAGGGGTTCCATATTCTTTTTCTGATGATTTAGATAGATTACCTAACTTAAATAGCTGTGACGATGTAAAACAATATAATGATGATATGGATAATATAAGTTGTTCCATACCTAATTCAAAATTACAAAATACAAAACCTACTAATTTGGAAGTTAATACTCCAAAAATTTTATAATTATAATATTTGTTATTTTATTTATCAAATATTTTATAAATTAAAGTATAAATTTATACAGATCAGGTTGATTAGAGATTGTATCAAGTTTTTTCCTTACATATTGACAATCTATAGTAAGTTTCTCGCCATTTTTTTCAGATGCAGAAAAACTTATTTCCTCTACAAGCTTTTCCATAACAGTGTGAAGTCTTCTTGCACCTATATTTTCCACTTTAGTATTTACATCATAGGCAACCTCAGCTATAGTTTCAATGCCATCATCAGTAAAATTAAGCTCTACTCCTTCTGTTTTCATAAGTGCAACATATTGTTTAATTAAACTTGATTCTGGTTCTTTTAGAACTCTAATTAAATCCTTTTGACTTAAAGGTTTAAGCTCTACCCTAATAGGTAACCTACCTTGCAGTTCAGGTAAAAGATCTGAAGGTTTAGATAAATGAAATGCACCAGACGCAATAAATAGTATATGGTCTGTTTTTATTGTACCATACTTTGTAGATACAGTAGTACCTTCAAGTAAAGGCAAAAGATCACGTTGTACTCCTTCTCTATTTACCT
This sequence is a window from Candidatus Mesenet endosymbiont of Phosphuga atrata. Protein-coding genes within it:
- a CDS encoding sugar phosphate nucleotidyltransferase — translated: MGSRLWPISQPPKQFCKVFSDNTMLHNTLSRLHKSYNPPIITANITYESLIIKELDSVCLQKPTVILEPAQIGTAASILVAIADCCDDIIIVVLPTDHYIENKVDFQKCLEQAITIAKSNDAVVIIGKKPNYPSSEFGYIKAVYNDIISCYSVNEFIEKPLNIPSEECFWNLGIFIFKAKYYFSEIAKLAPNVYKTCIKSRQNSTTQNNLVYLKEEDFMQIHPVSFDYMIMQKTKKALMIEATFDWVDVGTWNGILSIVERLIKNHFSSSVLYYMKDIISDNIKIKEKVVKLWGFYSVIASREKFLIKYLYINPASATSMQLHRHRDEYYVILSGTACITLNAKIYTTNQSAVIDVPRMSIHRIENKSNDNALQIIEIQIGDYISENDIIRLFDNYGRV
- a CDS encoding class I SAM-dependent methyltransferase; the encoded protein is MIPYSSFRTISKAFFEGNENSQCLEIGALEGRSTLYTVQNYCNSKNNKTYVIDTWEWPISYYTPQEQKDLFAIFSYNLRDYIKNKKVVPLRGESRKMLPKLAYEVSQNKLQKFDFVYICGSHLAKDYMLDMALSWEMLKVDGIMAVAGYGWDKFKENPELTPKPAVDGFLGIRSREWFKKQ